The Salvelinus namaycush isolate Seneca chromosome 1, SaNama_1.0, whole genome shotgun sequence genome has a window encoding:
- the LOC120045177 gene encoding uncharacterized protein LOC120045177, with the protein MLGYKTDDSITSIDNSEGDYVPGPSESSEEDNSDDFSEPKTRVDSSKHVDLVSEGDSSDKIAGVKRRNHYKKTSKRCRSSSEENSSNEETELKRKNQYANTYKRCTSSPMSNTSSESLLVMNVSELDGSKKYHQKKHFCLFCEQPQSKIARHLQRKHGDEIEVATALRFAKRSKARRLQLNLLRKKGNRAHNIQALKEGKGVLVPCKQTSNDKTNHQDYQHCFACHGLFKRKSMWRHVARCTLAQHVRKEMPGKTRIQALCANAQPVAKGVSEKVWKLVSNMAQDDVAHAVKQDRYILALGEKMYNKKGENPSQHQHIRQTLRELGRLVIKGRKVTPLKKMKDYINPKHFQHIIKAVKEVTGYDEKTNKFEKATLATKLGQSIQKIADIMEGEALITQNEEKLKLVRDFQGIYRLRWNEIISSAAYRTLEQKKWNAPQLIPLADDVKKIHMYLDEKQKQYYNQLCDEKTSGKWSNLAKVILAQMIIFNRKREGEVSKMSVATFHSRDKSPLNKDVAVALTEVERLLCAHFERIETCGKRGRKVPVILTPVMVESLELLIKERCSCGVSEGNIYLFARPGYDTHFRGNDCIRAYAKQCGAKLPEALSSTKLRKQVATLSRVLNLNDTEQDQFADFLGHDIRIHRKFYRLPEGTLQLAKISKILMACEQGRLAEFKGKSLDQITISPSEKSMAENNEAADSCSSENDSEREESSEKSYEENLTGEMSAIRAKQPMTKGKLGQKRGSHEIDAAATDCASENDSEREESSEKSYEENLTGEMSAIRAKQPITKGKLGQKRGSHGAKGTKRFWSTIEVDAVEDSLMNFIRMGKTPGKQDCEKCIAASGQALVNRDWRAVKFYVHNRIVADQRK; encoded by the exons ATGCTTGGATACAAGACTGATGACTCAATAACCAGCATTGACAACAGTGAAGGTGATTATGTCCCAGGGCCATCAGAATCATCAGAGGAAGACAATTCTGATGATTTTTCAGAACCAAAGACAAGGGTGGACAGCAGTAAACACGTTGATTTAGTCTCAGAGGGAGACAGTTCAGATAAAATAGCAGGAGTCAAGAGAAGGAATCACTACAAGAAGACTAGCAAGAGATGCAGAAGTTCCTCAGAAGAAAACAGCTCAAATGAAGAAACAGAACTCAAGAGAAAGAATCAATATGCAAATACTTATAAGAGATGTACTAGTTCCCCAATGTCAAACACTAGCAGTGAATCATTGCTTGTAATGAATGTCTCAGAATTAGATGGATCCAAAAAGTACCACCAAAAAAAGCACTTCTGTCTGTTTTGCGAGCAACCGCAATCCAAAATTGCCCGTCATTTACAACGTAAACATGGGGATGAAATAGAAGTAGCTACTGCACTTCGGTTTGCAAAGAGATCAAAAGCTAGGAGACTTCAGCTGAATCTTCTTCGCAAGAAGGGGAATCGGGCACACAACATTCAGGCACTTAAAGAAGGAAAGGGGGTTTTGGTACCATGTAAACAAACAAGTAATGACAAGACCAATCACCAGGACTATCAGCATTGTTTTGCCTGCCATGGGCTCTTTAAACGCAAATCTATGTGGAGGCATGTGGCAAGGTGCACACTAGCACAACACGTTCGAAAGGAGATGCCTGGCAAAACCAGAATACAGGCGCTCTGTGCTAATGCTCAACCGGTTGCTAAAGGAGTGAGTGAAAAGGTATGGAAACTTGTGAGTAACATGGCTCAAGATGATGTAGCCCATGCAGTAAAACAAGACAGATACATCTTGGCATTGGGTGAAAAAATGTACAACAAGAAAGGGGAGAACCCCTCACAACACCAGCACATTCGTCAAACTTTGCGAGAACTAGGGAGACTTGTGATTAAAGGTAGAAAGGTGACACCACTGAAAAAGATGAAGGATTATATCAACCCAAAACACTTCCAACACATCATAAAAGCTGTCAAAGAAGTGACTGGCTATGATGAAAAGACAAACAAATTCGAAAAAGCAACCCTGGCGACAAAGCTTGGGCAAAGCATCCAGAAAATTGCAGACATCATGGAGGGTGAAGCTCTTATTACCCAGAATGAAGAAAAGTTGAAGCTTGTCCGAGACTTCCAAGGCATCTACCGTCTTCGCTGGAATGAAATTATCTCTTCTGCTGCATATCGTACACTTGAACAGAAGAAATGGAACGCACCGCAGCTTATTCCATTAGCAGATGACGTTAAAAAAATACACATGTACTTAGATGAAAAGCAGAAACAATACTACAACCAACTGTGCGATGAGAAAACCTCAGGAAAATGGAGCAATCTAGCAAAAGTGATACTGGCTCAGATGATTATCTTCaacaggaaaagagagggagaggtgtcaAAGATGTCTGTGGCAACATTTCACTCCAGGGACAAATCCCCACTTAACAAAGATGTTGCAGTGGCGCTAACAGAGGTTGAGAGACTACTCTGTGCGCATTTTGAACGCATTGAAACCTGTGGGAAGCGTGGCAGGAAGGTGCCTGTAATCCTTACTCCAGTGATGGTGGAATCTTTAGAGCTGCTTATCAAAGAGCGGTGCTCATGTGGAGTGAGCGAAGGAAATATCTACTTATTTGCCAGGCCAGGATATGATACACATTTTCGGGGGAATGACTGCATCCGCGCCTATGCCAAACAATGTGGTGCCAAGTTACCTGAAGCATTGTCATCAACTAAACTACGAAAACAGGTTGCCACCCTCTCCAGAGTGTTAAATCTCAATGATACAGAACAGGACCAGTTTGCTGACTTCTTGGGTCACGACATTCGGATTCATCGAAAGTTCTACCGTCTTCCAGAGGGAACGCTTCAGTTGGCCAAAATAAGTAAAATACTGATGGCATGTGAACAGGGCAGATTGGCAGAGTTCAAGGGGAAAAGTCTGGATCAAATAACCATCAGTCCCAGTG AAAAAAGCATGGCTGAAAATAATGAGGCTGCAGACTCTTGTTCATCAGAGAACGActctgagagagaggagtcatcTGAAAAATCCTATGAAGAAAATCTGACCG gagagatgtcagcgattcgggccaaacagccaatgactaagggaaagctgggacaaaagAGAGGCTCACATG AAATTGATGCTGCAGCCACTGATTGTGCATCAGAGAACGACTCTGAGAGAGAGGAGTCGTCTGAAAAATCCTATGAAGAAAATCTGACCG gagagatgtcagcgattcgggccaaacagccaatcaccaagggaaagctgggacaaaagAGAGGCTCACATG GTGCCAAAGGAACAAAAAGGTTTTGGTCGACAATAGAGGTGGATGCAGTTGAAGATTCCTTGATGAATTTTATCCGAATGGGAAAAACGCCTGGAAAACAAGACTGTGAGAAATGCATTGCTGCTTCTGGCCAAGCGCTAGTAAACAGGGACTGGAGAGCAGTAAAGTTCTatgtacacaacagaatagtTGCAGATCAGAGAAAATAA